A genomic segment from Zygotorulaspora mrakii chromosome 1, complete sequence encodes:
- the ALG14 gene encoding N-acetylglucosaminyldiphosphodolichol N-acetylglucosaminyltransferase anchoring subunit ALG14 (similar to Saccharomyces cerevisiae ALG14 (YBR070C); ancestral locus Anc_3.289) — translation MMRTTHISIGLLVLYAIYLVRLICILPFFLKQRQDDSPLRLNSKRKGQLKVFVFLGSGGHTGEMLRLLENYSDLLLANSNTLFVGYSDTQSRAAFAQLAKKTDLKCRIEFYEFIKAREVNSSYFSSFVTIVRTLVDSCFKALSISLRFYSSPHLVLLNGPGTCCVLALWFKLFEWVNLFQSRSNIVYVESLARITSLSLSGKLLYWLADSFVVQWKELQIAKPRAEYYGILV, via the coding sequence ATGATGCGTACTACCCACATTTCTATAGGCCTGCTGGTGCTATATGCTATTTACCTTGTACGTTTAATCTGTATACTGCCGTTTTTTCTGAAGCAAAGGCAAGATGACAGCCCATTGCGGCTGAACTCGAAGCGAAAGGGGCAATTGAAGGTTTTTGTCTTCTTGGGATCTGGCGGACATACGGGGGAGATGTTGCGGTTATTGGAGAATTATAGTGATTTGTTGCTTGCCAATAGTAATACATTATTCGTTGGCTATTCCGACACACAATCACGCGCAGCGTTTGCGCAGCTGGCCAAAAAGACAGACTTGAAGTGCCGCATTGAATTCTACGAATTCATCAAGGCTCGTGAAGTTAATTCGAGCTATTTTTCCAGCTTCGTAACAATTGTGAGAACTCTGGTCGATTCATGTTTCAAAGCTCTGAGCATATCGCTTAGATTTTATTCCAGCCCACATTTGGTACTACTAAATGGTCCTGGGACATGTTGCGTATTAGCATTATGGTTTAAATTGTTTGAATGGGTAAACCTATTTCAGTCAAGATCTAACATAGTATATGTCGAATCATTGGCACGAATTACGTCATTAAGTCTGAGTGGTAAGCTTTTATATTGGTTAGCCGATTCTTTCGTTGTGCAGTGGAAGGAATTACAGATTGCAAAACCCCGAGCCGAATACTACGGAATTCTTGTTTAG
- the HEM12 gene encoding uroporphyrinogen decarboxylase HEM12 (similar to Saccharomyces cerevisiae HEM12 (YDR047W); ancestral locus Anc_3.294): protein MTSPAKFAPLKNDLILRAARGETVERPPCWIMRQAGRYLPEYHKVKDGRDFFETCRDAEIASEITLQPVRRYEGLLDAAIIFSDILVIPQAMGMKVEMIEGKGPHFPEPLRTKEDLQKVLSYEVDVIKELDWAFKAITLTRTKLNGQVPLFGFCGGPWTLLVYMTEGGGSRLFRFAKEWINKFPELSQQLLQRITDVAIEFLSQQVVAGAQILQVFESWGGELSYEDFKEFSLPYLKQISEKVPRRLLELGVKEDIPIIIFAKGSWYALDELCNAGYNVVSLDWLWDPREASKINNNRVTLQGNIDPGVMYGSNEIITRKVQKMIEGFGGGKKNYIVNFGHGTHPFMDTEKIRFFLEECHRIGSAK, encoded by the coding sequence ATGACTTCTCCTGCAAAGTTTGctccattgaaaaatgatttgATATTAAGAGCAGCCAGAGGAGAGACCGTTGAGCGTCCACCTTGCTGGATTATGCGTCAGGCTGGAAGATATCTTCCAGAATACCATAAAGTGAAGGATGGTCGTGATTTCTTTGAGACTTGCCGTGACGCAGAAATTGCCTCTGAGATTACTCTTCAGCCCGTTAGACGGTACGAAGGGTTGCTGGACGCTGCAATTATATTTAGTGATATTCTGGTCATACCACAAGCAATGGGCATGAAAGTAGAAATGATAGAGGGCAAAGGACCCCATTTCCCAGAACCGCTGAGAACTAAAGAAGATTtacaaaaagttttgagCTATGAAGTGGATGTTATCAAAGAGCTGGACTGGGCATTCAAGGCGATCACATTAACAAGAACAAAGCTGAATGGCCAGGTCCCATTATTTGGCTTCTGTGGAGGTCCCTGGACGCTACTGGTTTATATGACTGAAGGTGGTGGCTCTCGTTTATTTAGGTTTGCAAAAGAGTGGATCAATAAGTTTCCTGAACTTTCCCAGCAGTTGTTACAGAGAATTACTGACGTTGCAATTGAGTTCTTGTCACAGCAGGTTGTCGCGGGAGCGCAGATTTTGCAGGTATTTGAAAGCTGGGGTGGTGAGCTTTCATATGAAGATTTCAAGGAATTCTCATTGCCGtatttgaaacaaattTCCGAGAAAGTTCCCAGGAGGCTATTAGAATTGGGCGTCAAAGAGGATATTCCAATAATAATCTTTGCGAAAGGCTCTTGGTACGCACTTGACGAGCTTTGCAATGCGGGCTACAATGTTGTTTCTCTGGATTGGCTATGGGACCCAAGAGAAGCGTCTAAGATAAACAATAATAGAGTGACTTTGCAAGGTAATATAGATCCTGGTGTAATGTATGGTTCCAATGAAATCATAACTCGCAAGGTCCAGAAGATGATTGAAGGATTTGGAggtggaaaaaaaaattatattGTCAATTTTGGGCATGGGACTCATCCATTCATGGACacagaaaaaattagatTCTTTTTAGAAGAATGTCATAGAATTGGTTCTGCTAAATAA
- the DET1 gene encoding acid phosphatase DET1 (similar to Saccharomyces cerevisiae YDR051C; ancestral locus Anc_3.287), whose product MSAQSIECVGCHKPRLIVLIRHGESESNKDKTINQHTPNHLIPLTKRGWDQARQAGVELLKVLNIDDKDLAHKLESKYESKENLGDKLELSGYQRYDKKKDRHVVFYTSPYKRTRETLKGILDVFDEYNELNCGVKICNDDRYEPCGKNKLATWTPPRFPSGVYENSNVKESDLLELKNSEKHFIQYRVKDDPRIREQDFGNFQHISSMQDVMRKRSTYGHFFYRFQEGESAADVYDRVASFQETLFRYFEKTNKRPRDAIVLVTHGIYSRVFLMKWFRWTYEEFESFVNVPNGCMIVMEYNSESDRYELRTQLPKWC is encoded by the coding sequence ATGTCGGCACAATCAATAGAGTGCGTCGGCTGTCATAAGCCAAGACTGATTGTACTTATAAGGCATGGTGAGAGTGAATCGAACAAGGATAAAACTATAAATCAGCATACACCAAACCATTTGATACCATTAACGAAGAGGGGATGGGATCAGGCGAGACAGGCTGGTGTTGAATTATTAAAAGTCCTCAATATAGATGATAAAGACTTGGCACACAAGCTTGAATCAAAGTATGAATCTAAAGAAAATCTGGGTGATAAGCTGGAATTGAGCGGTTATCAGAGATATGATAAGAAAAAGGATAGACATGTAGTTTTTTATACTTCACCATacaaaagaacaagagAGACATTGAAGGGTATCCTAGATGTATTTGATGAGTATAATGAGCTGAACTGCGGAGTCAAGATCTGTAATGATGATAGATATGAGCCGTGCGGTAAAAACAAATTAGCCACATGGACGCCTCCAAGATTTCCCAGTGGTGTCTACGAAAACAGCAATGTTAAAGAAAGCGATCTTCTAGAGCTAAAGAATAGTGAAAAGcatttcattcaatatCGCGTCAAGGACGATCCCAGAATCAGAGAGCAAGATTTTGGTAATTTTCAGCACATCAGCAGTATGCAAGATGTGATGAGGAAAAGATCTACCTATGGCCATTTTTTCTACAGATTCCAGGAAGGAGAAAGCGCTGCAGATGTCTATGACAGGGTCGCGAGCTTTCAGGAAACGCTATTCAGATATTTCGAAAAGACAAATAAAAGACCTAGAGATGCCATCGTCTTGGTAACCCACGGTATCTACTCCAGAGTATTCCTGATGAAATGGTTTAGATGGACATACGAAGAATTCGAATCCTTTGTGAACGTTCCAAACGGATGCATGATTGTCATGGAATATAACTCTGAATCTGACAGATATGAACTTAGAACACAATTACCAAAGTGGTGTTAG
- the HSP26 gene encoding chaperone protein HSP26 (similar to Saccharomyces cerevisiae HSP26 (YBR072W); ancestral locus Anc_3.291) — MSFNTPFYDFFDAINNEVNSFSRLLDNTGYNVYDSSARNAQLPSTDKQVTRAGKNNQITHSKAAPLTALDDWFENDWPLIPEAVGKSSFVPPVDILDHDKNYEVTVTAPGVKDKKDINLEYHKERNQIVVSGEIPSTFDDSTKDKLKVQERFSGKFKRIISLPDYPGIDADNIKADYSNGILTLTIPKLKPSKDGSGIQKIEIFSQESSNKK, encoded by the coding sequence ATGTCCTTTAACACACCATTTTACGACTTTTTTGACGCTATCAACAACGAAGTTAATTCATTCAGCAGATTGCTTGACAATACTGGCTACAATGTGTACGACTCATCTGCTCGCAATGCCCAGCTCCCAAGCACTGATAAGCAAGTTACGAGAGCTGGGAAGAATAATCAAATTACACATTCTAAAGCTGCGCCATTGACTGCTTTGGATGATTGGTTCGAAAATGATTGGCCATTAATTCCAGAAGCCGTCGGTAAATCTAGTTTCGTACCTCCAGTCGACATTTTGGATCATGACAAGAATTACGAAGTCACTGTTACTGCACCGGGTGTCAAGGATaagaaagatatcaatttAGAATATCACAAggaaagaaatcaaatcgTTGTTTCTGGTGAAATTCCATCCACTTTCGATGATTCAACAAAAGATAAGTTGAAAGTTCAGGAACGGTTCTCGGGTAAGTTTAAGAGAATTATCTCGCTTCCTGACTACCCTGGTATCGACGCTGATAATATCAAAGCAGATTATTCGAACGGTATCTTGACTTTGACTATCCCCAAGTTGAAGCCTTCCAAGGATGGGAGTGGCATTCAAAAGATAGAGATTTTCTCACAAGAATCCAGTAATAAGAAATGA
- the TPI1 gene encoding triose-phosphate isomerase TPI1 (similar to Saccharomyces cerevisiae TPI1 (YDR050C); ancestral locus Anc_3.288): protein MARTFFVGGNFKLNGSKPSIKEIVERLNNADLPQNVEVVLCPPAPYLEYTASLITKPQLAVGAQNTYLKASGAFTGENSVDQIKELGSKWVILGHSERRTIFHEDDKFVADKTKFALGQGVGVILCIGETLEEKKAGVTLKVVERQLNAVIDEVKDWSNVVVAYEPVWAIGTGLAATAEDAQDIHKSIRDFLATKLGEKTAGETRILYGGSANGANVASFKDKSDIDGFLVGGASLKPEFVQIVNSRK from the coding sequence ATGGCTAGAACTTTTTTCGTTGGTGGTAATTTTAAATTGAACGGTTCCAAACCTTCTATTAAGGAGATTGTTGAAAGATTGAACAATGCTGATCTTCCACAAAATGTTGAGGTTGTCCTTTGTCCACCTGCTCCATACTTGGAATACACTGCATCTTTGATCACCAAGCCTCAATTAGCTGTCGGTGCTCAAAACACTTATCTAAAGGCTTCTGGTGCTTTCACTGGTGAAAACTCAGTTGACCAAATCAAGGAATTAGGTTCCAAATGGGTTATTCTAGGTCACTCTGAAAGAAGAACTATTTTCCACGAAGACGACAAATTTGTCGCTGACAAGACCAAATTTGCTCTAGGTCAAGGTGTTGGTGTTATCTTGTGTATTGGTGaaactttggaagaaaagaaggcTGGTGTCACTTTGAAGGTTGTCGAAAGACAATTGAATGCTGTTATCGATGAAGTCAAGGACTGGTCTAACGTCGTTGTTGCTTACGAACCAGTCTGGGCTATTGGTACCGGTCTAGCTGCTACTGCTGAAGATGCTCAAGATATCCACAAATCTATCAGAGATTTCTTGGCCACCAAGTTGGGTGAAAAGACTGCTGGAGAAACTAGAATTCTATACGGTGGATCCGCTAACGGTGCTAATGTCGCTTCCTTCAAGGATAAGTCTGACATTGACGGTTTCTTGGTTGGCGGTGCTTCTTTGAAGCCAGAATTCGTTCAAATTGTCAACTCCAGAAAGTAA
- the VMS1 gene encoding Vms1p (similar to Saccharomyces cerevisiae YDR049W; ancestral locus Anc_3.293) translates to MSDKKYKRSDLYVYDLSPAILSSLGLISFDDTLQEVASFDDLNAGTTGSASAEDAKERSTVKFQRCTTCGTDFGDQVNNREHYKNELHTYNIKRHLNGLPPVTEEEFATMLNKLKSNGEVHSESDSEDNISEDETSRSDHQSEAASNEIYDKRDDYLGSLIEEEMDKFSLENNSNEENKSSVSHLNTRSAQIFFNSTFLDVSEAFALYKSLFNKQTITKPLNTIKKWNEIDDQSMELSALFMIGGGHFAGAIVSHNRANVSGNSKKSGENFQEQAVRFLEHKTFHRYTTRRKQGGSQSAMDQAKGKANSAGSSLRRYNEAALKTDIQNLLKLWEPYLSKCQNIFLRAHNSAERNIFTGNPLIGMKRENLKSFPFTTGRPTITELKRCWCELTYLKPSAKPTPLQMKKESSVSESISSKESGKAARQSSIKKPPVEEVHTEELLSLLKKGKAPLLMAYLRKHKLNGDFKLMPENQYSATPTMLHYAAQNGLKQMITILMTNMKCNPCIQNAVGKTAVDLAKDTQIKQSFQISRHLLGENYVNWNDSHIGKPLSREEVQDMNKLEEERRNSEIAAAVKEELENAKRKQKAGVKNKEVSGRPLEAKPVYPNQNLNSLSDEQRRKLMREQRARAAEARMQKS, encoded by the coding sequence ATGTCTGACAAAAAGTATAAAAGGAGTGATCTTTATGTGTATGATTTGTCTCCTGCTATCCTAAGCTCACTTGGCctaatttcatttgatgataCTCTTCAAGAAGTTGCTTCCTTTGATGATTTAAATGCTGGGACGACTGGAAGTGCATCTGCGGAAGACGCAAAGGAGAGATCAACAGTAAAATTTCAACGTTGTACCACTTGCGGTACTGATTTCGGTGACCAGGTAAACAATAGAGAGCATTACAAAAATGAGTTGCATACATATAATATTAAAAGACATCTAAATGGGTTGCCGCCAGTAACTGAAGAGGAATTTGCAACCATGCTcaacaagttgaaaagtAATGGTGAAGTACATAGTGAGTCAGATTCTGAGGATAACATCTCGGAAGATGAGACCTCCAGGTCCGATCATCAAAGTGAGGCAGCAAGcaatgaaatatatgaCAAACGAGATGACTATTTGGGCTCTTTGATagaggaagaaatggaTAAGTTTTCACTAGAAAACAATTctaatgaagaaaataagtCGAGTGTCAGTCATCTTAATACGAGGTCtgctcaaatttttttcaactctaCTTTCCTCGATGTATCCGAGGCTTTTGCCCTGTACAAATCCCTTTTCAATAAGCAAACCATCACTAAACCATTAAATACGATAAAAAAGTGGAATGAAATAGACGATCAGTCAATGGAACTGTCTGCTCTTTTCATGATCGGAGGTGGCCACTTTGCGGGTGCAATTGTGTCTCACAATAGAGCAAATGTAAGCGgaaattccaaaaagaGTGGTGAAAACTTTCAAGAGCAGGCTGTCAGATTTTTAGAACACAAAACGTTTCATAGATATACCACAAGAAGGAAACAAGGTGGCTCACAATCGGCTATGGATCAGGCCAAAGGAAAGGCAAATTCTGCTGGCTCAAGTCTGAGAAGATATAATGAAGCAGCATTGAAAACGGATATCCAGAATCTTCTTAAGTTGTGGGAGCCTTACTTAAGTAAatgtcaaaatatttttttaagGGCTCACAATTCAGCGGAACGTAATATATTCACTGGTAACCCGTTGATAGGAATGAAACGAGAAAATCTTAAAAGTTTCCCTTTTACAACGGGCAGGCCGACTATTACAGAACTGAAACGATGCTGGTGTGAGTTAACATATTTAAAGCCATCTGCAAAGCCCACACCActtcaaatgaagaaagagtcGTCCGTAAGTGAAAGTATCTCATCGAAAGAGAGCGGGAAAGCTGCGCGGCaatcttcaataaaaaagCCCCCAGTAGAAGAAGTACATACTGAAGAACtactttctcttttgaagaaaggaaaagctCCTCTTTTGATGGCGTATCTGCGGAAGCACAAGCTCAATGGAGACTTTAAATTAATGCCAGAGAATCAATATAGTGCTACCCCCACCATGCTACACTATGCAGCTCAAAACGGCCTGAAACAAATGATTACAATTCTGATGACAAATATGAAGTGTAATCCTTGCATACAAAACGCGGTTGGTAAAACTGCAGTGGATCTCGCCAAAGATACACAAATTAAGcaatcatttcaaatttcaagaCATTTGTTGGGTGAGAATTATGTAAATTGGAATGACTCGCACATTGGAAAGCCGCTTAGCCGAGAGGAAGTCCAAGATATGAAtaaattggaagaagaacGTCGTAACAGTGAGATTGCAGCTGCTGTAAAGGAGGAACTTGAAAACgctaaaagaaaacaaaaagcaggagtgaaaaacaaagaagTTTCCGGCAGACCTTTAGAGGCTAAACCTGTGTATCCCAATCAAAACTTGAACTCTTTAAGTGACGAACAAAGAAGGAAATTGATGAGAGAACAACGTGCAAGAGCCGCAGAGGCAAGAATGCAAAAAAGTTAA
- a CDS encoding uncharacterized protein (similar to Saccharomyces cerevisiae YBR071W; ancestral locus Anc_3.290), giving the protein MLRRSKSTINNNGKKRHSMFIDLKHSILSANDPITESTFKHSFQTKNKSLDSLALEDDLTLQEVPQKMNRKAITAKKTSKLKRSSVVLDNSLLRDYNIAVNHFENPVSTTIQSSHSNHSISSVASKISSLFSSNSCLSIHDLLNEDITDENKKQKTSIRKQEPVKAVRGAMIYLFDADQGSVSEHIWDFDDEYISGHNNRTYNRTELIFD; this is encoded by the coding sequence ATGCTTAGACGTTCTAAGAGCACAATTAATAACAATGGCAAGAAAAGACATTCAATGTTTATAGATCTTAAACATTCTATACTGTCAGCAAATGATCCGATCACCGAGTCCACCTTTAAACACAGTTTCCAAACTAAAAATAAATCCCTTGATTCCCTGGCACTGGAAGATGATCTTACATTACAAGAAGTTCCACAAAAGATGAATAGAAAAGCCATTACAGCAAAGAAGACATCAAAGCTGAAACGAAGTAGCGTCGTGCTGGATAATAGTTTGTTGAGAGATTATAATATTGCTGTGAATCACTTCGAGAATCCCGTTTCAACTACAATACAAAGCAGTCACTCGAACCACAGTATTTCATCAGTCGCAAgcaaaatttcatcattgttttcatcgAATAGTTGTCTTTCGATACACGATCTGCTCAATGAAGATATAACGGATGAGAACAAGAAGCAGAAGACGTCCATAAGGAAACAAGAGCCGGTGAAAGCAGTTCGTGGTGCGatgatatatttgtttGATGCAGATCAGGGTAGTGTGAGCGAGCACATTTGggattttgatgatgagtATATTTCTGGCCACAACAATCGAACGTACAATAGGACTGAGCTCATATTTGACTGA
- the RDH54 gene encoding DNA-dependent ATPase RDH54 (similar to Saccharomyces cerevisiae RDH54 (YBR073W); ancestral locus Anc_3.292), translating into MFSWQLYQSHRDKPLMRVHKYENKPFKPPKRLNDSHATQNVIRSTSTKRQGVAESETTSVKKAKPMSSMSVHSSDPSDNKRYFTLMYRKPTQKKHKTWAGDGYATFREGGKLSFYDATGKSIGSAQYKNAPGDMLENLFKSSGLEIQLDYEVSDAKEYQEVKNVLLGNRQEKSSSSQHFDLGETSLTVESSSHNNDNQITPAPLFQNKRANKFKPLIKTCPARNSLISGRKSESESHTNPERKMSYQPVFDASKIDDPIIMNKHCSAEVDVIVDPFISKNLRSHQREGIKFMYDCVLGLSRPPKDLATNQEGFTSRSIILEQDSDIRGCLLADEMGLGKTLMTISLIWTLLKQTPIASTVSCSQSGVPLQGLISKVLIICPVTLIANWKKEFSKWLNLSRIGILTLSPQNTLERDKYEVRTFLRVQRTYQVMILGYEKLLSVSEELEKNKSVLDLLVCDEGHRLKNGSSKILNVLKSLDIQKKILLSGTPIQNDLNEFYNIIDFINPGILGSYQHFKKRFILPISKARDPSNRHNETAVQKGEELSQEMIEITQRFILRRTSSVIESYLPPRMDLILFCRPTETQVMAFKDILQNCGPDLLTTSSNSSLSVITLLKKVCNSPSLIESDAYFNTTLGDSRIFKKYTQALNSGKLKVLMTLLERIRNGTEGEKVVIVSNYTQTLDIIQNLMISADMRICRLDGSTPSKQRDGIVTSFNRDLSLFALLLSAKSGGVGLNLIGASRLILFDNDWNPSVDLQAMSRIHRDGQTKPCYIYRLVTTGCIDEKILQRQLMKQSLSQKFLSDCNNGKDSSNDDLFNKEDLKDLFSVILDTPSNTHDLICSCDGAGEEVNSESVASTMNNKGKRYSPDTWISALEAQKLLEDKEDQNLEEKASLMKRCLVGYKHIGSKHFCNLLDTVAMEAAQNAQSDVTFAFMKPS; encoded by the coding sequence ATGTTTTCCTGGCAACTGTATCAATCCCATCGAGATAAACCTCTAATGCGAGTGCACAAATATGAGAATAAACCTTTCAAGCCACCCAAAAGACTGAACGACAGCCATGCTACACAAAACGTTATTCgatcaacatcaacaaaacGCCAAGGCGTAGCAGAAAGTGAAACAACATCTGTCAAGAAAGCAAAACCTATGTCATCGATGTCTGTCCACTCTTCTGATCCTTCCGATAACAAAAGGTATTTCACTCTCATGTACAGAAAGCCTACGCAGAAGAAGCACAAGACTTGGGCAGGCGATGGTTATGCTACATTTAGAGAGGGCGGCAAACTCAGTTTTTATGATGCAACTGGAAAATCTATCGGATCAGCTCAATATAAAAATGCGCCTGGAGATATGCTGGAAAACCTTTTTAAATCCTCTGGCTTGGAGATACAGTTGGACTACGAGGTTTCCGAtgcaaaagaatatcaGGAGGTCAAGAACGTACTGTTGGGTAATCgtcaagaaaaatcaagcaGTTCACAACATTTTGATCTTGGTGAGACCTCTCTAACTGTTGAGTCTTCCTCTcataataatgataatcaAATTACACCTGCACCGCTATTTCAGAACAAAAGAGCAAACAAGTTTAAGCCACTAATTAAAACCTGTCCTGCAAGAAACAGTTTAATTTCTGGCCGCAAATCAGAATCGGAAAGTCACACAAAtccagaaagaaaaatgagcTATCAGCCCGTATTTGATGCGTCTAAAATAGATGATCCTATCATTATGAATAAGCATTGTAGTGCAGAAGTTGACGTCATTGTCGATCCCTTCATAAGTAAGAACCTTAGATCTCATCAACGGGAAGGAATAAAATTCATGTACGATTGTGTTCTTGGGCTGTCAAGACCTCCGAAAGATTTGGCCACCAATCAAGAGGGCTTTACGTCCAGAAGTATTATTTTAGAGCAAGATTCAGATATACGAGGCTGTCTATTAGCAGATGAGATGGGCTTAGGAAAAACTCTTATGACGATTTCGCTGATTTGGACTCTTTTGAAGCAGACCCCCATTGCTTCCACTGTTTCGTGTTCTCAGTCGGGCGTTCCATTACAAGGTCTGATTAGCAAAGTACTAATAATTTGTCCTGTTACTTTGATTGCTAATTGGAAAAAAGAGTTTAGCAAATGGCTAAATCTCTCCAGAATTGGTATCTTAACTTTGAGCCCTCAAAACACATTAGAAAGAGACAAATACGAAGTACGAACCTTCTTACGGGTCCAGCGAACATATCAAGTCATGATCTTAGGATACGAAAAGTTACTTAGTGTCTCGGAAGAACTGGAAAAGAATAAGTCAGTATTAGATCTTTTAGTATGTGACGAAGGTCATCGTTTGAAGAACggatcttcaaaaattcttaATGTATTGAAATCGCTTgatatacaaaaaaaaatactgtTGTCTGGTACAccaattcaaaatgatTTAAATGAATTTTATAACATTATTGACTTCATAAATCCAGGCATTTTAGGTAGCTACCAACATTTtaagaaaagatttatcTTACCAATCAGTAAAGCCAGAGATCCTTCGAATAGGCATAATGAGACGGCAGTCCAGAAAGGTGAGGAGCTCTCTCAAGAAATGATCGAGATAACGCAAAGATTCATATTGCGAAGAACAAGCTCAGTAATTGAATCCTACCTCCCTCCCAGAATGGATttaattttattttgtaGGCCGACTGAAACACAAGTGATggctttcaaagatataCTACAAAACTGCGGCCCAGATTTACTGACAACAAGTTCAAACTCCTCACTCTCAGTGATTACACTACTGAAAAAAGTCTGCAACTCTCCTTCACTGATAGAGAGTGATGCTTATTTCAATACTACCCTAGGAGATTCTCGAATATTCAAGAAATACACACAAGCTTTGAATTCTGGAAAATTAAAAGTCTTGATGACGTTGTTGGAGCGAATCAGGAATGGAACAGAAGGTGAAAAAGTTGTAATTGTATCTAACTACACGCAAACTCTCGATATTATacaaaatttgatgatttcaGCTGATATGAGAATATGCCGGCTTGATGGATCAACTCCGAGCAAGCAACGTGATGGAATTGTGACATCTTTTAACCGAGACCTGTCACTCTTCGCTCTTCTACTCAGTGCAAAATCTGGAGGAGTCGGGTTGAATCTTATAGGAGCATCGCGCttaattctctttgataaCGATTGGAATCCGTCGGTAGATCTGCAAGCCATGTCAAGAATACATAGGGACGGGCAAACAAAGCCATGTTATATCTATCGATTAGTCACGACAGGTTGTATTGATGAGAAAATTCTGCAGCGTCAGCTAATGAAGCAAAGTCTGAGCCAGAAGTTTTTGAGTGACTGCAATAATGGAAAAGACTCTTCGAACGACGAccttttcaacaaagaagacCTCAAAGACCTTTTTAGTGTCATTTTGGACACGCCGAGCAATACTCACGATCTGATATGCTCTTGTGATGGGGCAGGTGAAGAAGTGAACTCTGAATCAGTTGCATCGACTATGAACAATAAGGGGAAACGATACTCCCCTGATACGTGGATAAGTGCTTTGGAGGCACAAAAGTTACTTGAAGATAAGGAGGACCAAAATTTAGAAGAGAAAGCTAGCCTGATGAAGCGATGCTTAGTTGGCTACAAGCATATAGGTTCAAAGCATTTTTGCAATCTTCTGGATACAGTTGCAATGGAGGCTGCTCAAAATGCCCAAAGCGATGTCACATTTGCTTTTATGAAGCCTTCTTAA
- a CDS encoding uncharacterized protein (ancestral locus Anc_3.286) produces MLSRVYRVRSRVGFTLNRRPYWNWIASNFFAGNKGNGPSVREPNQVFLSVRNENEMTDTLIASNRVPLVMNFTIRNNESCDILTGALNRIVMLETDKKINCVDVETDWPETKEILLRFGVHDIPSLVAVKKSFPVDYYTQKHLMNGEIDWYSLKSWIEKNAD; encoded by the coding sequence ATGCTTTCTAGGGTTTATCGTGTCAGAAGCAGGGTTGGATTCACTTTAAATAGGAGGCCCTATTGGAATTGGATTGCTAgcaatttctttgcagGAAATAAAGGGAATGGTCCTTCCGTCAGGGAACCAAATCAAGTGTTTTTATCTGttagaaatgaaaatgagatgaCTGACACATTGATCGCTAGCAATAGAGTACCTTTGGTAATGAATTTTACCATAAGAAATAATGAATCCTGCGATATACTAACCGGGGCATTAAACAGGATTGTCATGTTAGAAACAGACAAGAAAATAAACTGCGTCGACGTTGAAACAGACTGGCCCGAGACCAAGGAAATTTTACTTAGGTTTGGTGTCCACGATATTCCATCTTTGGTAGCGGTTAAGAAAAGTTTTCCGGTCGATTATTATACACAAAAGCACTTGATGAACGGAGAGATTGATTGGTACTCACTGAAATCATGGATCGAAAAGAATGCCgattga